In Aquimarina spinulae, a single window of DNA contains:
- the mutS gene encoding DNA mismatch repair protein MutS, with translation MKQYNAIKAKYPDALLLFRVGDFYETFGADAIKAAAILNIVLTKRGNGSEQETALAGFPHHSLNTYLPKLVKAGERVAICDQLEDPKQTKTIVKRGVTELVTPGVALNDEVLQSKTNNFLCALHYGKKELGVAFLDVSTGEFLTAQGDVAHMDKLMQNFNPSEVLISKPKKKDFEQDFGHDFHTFFMEDWVFKPDYADETVNKHFGTKTLKGFGVDHLQEGVIAAGVILHYLGETQHHKLKHITGIQRIAEDQYIWMDRFTIRNLELYHANAANAVTLLDVIDKTISPMGGRTLKRWLALPLKNITAIQKRHEVVQFFLNNTSLHQKIQHQIKQIGDIERLISKVATGKVNPREVIQLKNSLEAIVPIKSQASNSDNEALKVIGETLSDCELLRNKIKETLNEEAPVNVLKGNTIANGYLEELDELRSIAFSGKDYLDKMLERETETTGITSLKIASNNVFGYYIEVRNTHKDKVPDTWIRKQTLVNAERYITEELKEYEAKILGAEEKILALEQQLFGDLVLWMSEYIKPVQLNATLIGQLDCLCSFAQLATENQYVRPLIDESHDLEIKNGRHPVIEKQLPPGEQYIANDVLLDRDNQQIIMITGPNMSGKSAILRQTALIVLLAQMGCFVPAEEAKIGVIDKIFTRVGASDNISMGESTFMVEMNETASILNNISDRSLVLLDEIGRGTSTYDGISIAWAISEFLHEYPARPKTLFATHYHELNEMCETFGRIKNYNVSVKELKDTVLFLRKLVPGGSEHSFGIHVAKMAGMPQQVLHRANKMLKKLEKSHSSEELTDKIKGMQEEDKVQLSFFNLDDPLLEEIKEEILDIDIDTLTPVEALMKLNEIKRMLTRKKASQV, from the coding sequence AGCGAGTTGCTATCTGTGACCAGTTAGAAGACCCTAAACAGACCAAAACTATTGTTAAGCGAGGGGTGACAGAGCTTGTAACTCCAGGAGTTGCTCTTAATGACGAGGTATTACAGAGCAAAACCAATAACTTTTTATGTGCGTTGCACTATGGAAAAAAAGAATTAGGAGTAGCATTTCTGGATGTTTCTACAGGAGAATTTCTTACCGCTCAGGGTGATGTAGCGCATATGGATAAGTTGATGCAAAACTTTAACCCTAGTGAGGTTCTGATTAGCAAGCCAAAAAAGAAAGATTTTGAACAAGATTTTGGCCATGATTTTCATACATTCTTTATGGAAGATTGGGTATTTAAACCTGATTATGCAGATGAGACTGTAAACAAACATTTTGGTACAAAGACATTAAAAGGATTTGGAGTAGATCATTTGCAGGAAGGTGTTATAGCGGCTGGTGTAATTCTTCATTACCTTGGCGAAACCCAACATCATAAATTAAAACATATTACAGGGATCCAACGTATTGCAGAAGATCAGTATATCTGGATGGATCGTTTTACGATACGTAATCTTGAGCTATATCATGCCAATGCAGCAAATGCGGTAACTTTACTTGATGTTATAGATAAAACGATCTCACCTATGGGTGGTCGTACATTAAAACGTTGGTTGGCATTACCACTTAAGAATATTACTGCCATTCAAAAACGTCATGAAGTAGTGCAGTTTTTTTTGAATAACACATCATTGCATCAAAAAATTCAGCATCAGATTAAGCAGATAGGAGATATTGAACGATTGATTTCTAAAGTAGCTACCGGAAAAGTAAACCCTCGTGAGGTTATTCAGCTTAAAAACTCTTTGGAAGCAATTGTACCTATAAAATCACAAGCATCAAATAGTGATAACGAAGCGCTAAAAGTAATAGGAGAAACTCTTAGTGACTGTGAGCTATTACGCAATAAGATCAAAGAGACTTTAAATGAAGAAGCCCCCGTAAATGTGTTGAAAGGAAACACAATTGCTAATGGATATTTAGAAGAATTAGATGAGTTAAGGTCTATTGCTTTTTCAGGAAAAGATTATTTGGATAAAATGCTGGAGCGGGAAACTGAAACTACTGGCATTACTTCTTTAAAAATAGCTTCGAATAATGTATTTGGGTATTATATCGAGGTTCGAAATACCCATAAAGATAAAGTTCCTGATACCTGGATTCGTAAACAAACTCTGGTAAATGCAGAACGTTATATCACAGAAGAACTTAAGGAATATGAGGCCAAAATTCTTGGAGCAGAAGAAAAAATTCTGGCGCTAGAACAACAATTATTTGGCGACCTTGTACTCTGGATGAGTGAGTATATCAAACCTGTACAGCTAAATGCTACTTTAATAGGGCAACTAGATTGTTTATGTTCTTTTGCTCAGCTTGCTACAGAAAATCAATATGTACGCCCTCTAATCGATGAGTCGCATGATTTAGAAATTAAAAATGGTCGACATCCTGTGATCGAGAAACAATTGCCGCCAGGTGAGCAGTATATCGCTAATGATGTTCTGTTGGATAGAGATAATCAACAGATCATTATGATCACGGGCCCTAATATGAGTGGTAAATCTGCAATATTAAGACAGACTGCATTAATTGTGTTATTGGCGCAAATGGGATGTTTTGTTCCTGCGGAAGAAGCAAAGATAGGAGTGATCGATAAAATATTTACCAGAGTAGGAGCGAGTGATAATATCTCTATGGGAGAATCTACATTTATGGTAGAGATGAATGAAACTGCAAGTATCTTAAATAATATATCTGATCGTAGTTTAGTATTATTAGATGAGATTGGCCGAGGAACCAGCACCTATGATGGAATATCTATTGCCTGGGCAATTAGTGAATTTTTACACGAGTATCCGGCAAGGCCTAAGACCTTATTTGCTACACATTATCACGAGTTAAATGAGATGTGTGAGACCTTTGGTCGCATTAAAAATTATAATGTATCGGTAAAAGAATTAAAAGACACTGTTCTTTTTTTACGTAAACTAGTTCCTGGTGGTAGTGAGCATAGCTTTGGGATTCATGTAGCTAAAATGGCAGGAATGCCTCAGCAAGTTTTGCATAGAGCAAATAAGATGCTTAAGAAGCTTGAAAAATCGCATAGTAGCGAAGAACTTACCGATAAGATTAAAGGGATGCAGGAAGAAGACAAGGTGCAATTGAGCTTCTTTAATTTGGATGATCCTTTATTAGAAGAAATCAAAGAAGAAATTCTGGATATCGATATTGATACGCTTACTCCGGTAGAAGCATTAATGAAGCTTAATGAGATTAAACGTATGTTAACCAGGAAGAAAGCATCGCAGGTGTAA
- a CDS encoding lanthionine synthetase LanC family protein — protein sequence MNELKTVIDGIKNELLIRKNILKKHSQLYFGSIGKIMFLSNYLQYSDEEKIQTELWRLIEELILQTENSVQSNYFSNGLCGLAWSLKWLENCGILEEQNELLYPIDSRLKELTLQCDHYDLMYGLIGYGVYFLESGNKEMTKKIVEKVIKLSNKTKYGKIWFDTLSEYDINANSKSSNRVINIGLAHGIPSIISYLSSAYRFNPTFDLREIVLSLINVIKELTVVGGNKLFSHLYDENLNPINGYDHSKLAWTYGDITMGFSLVKAGYTLNEKSIIDYGLQILNKTIDRSLKGSDIYQKKIISAIDTSFCNGTSGVAHLYGRLFQLTKNKEYLKKTDYWITKTLHGSLKDKRRGIYGYVSYGFDENYFLITKEIDPTLFSGVSGTALVLLEYQFSNNYLINNSTGWDKIFLTNV from the coding sequence ATGAATGAATTAAAGACAGTTATTGATGGTATCAAAAACGAATTACTGATCCGAAAAAATATTCTTAAAAAACATTCCCAATTATACTTTGGATCGATAGGTAAAATAATGTTTCTTTCTAACTATCTACAATATTCTGATGAAGAAAAGATTCAAACAGAATTATGGAGGCTAATCGAAGAGTTAATATTACAAACAGAAAACTCTGTACAATCTAATTATTTCAGTAATGGTCTTTGTGGATTAGCATGGTCGCTAAAATGGCTTGAAAACTGTGGCATCCTCGAGGAGCAAAACGAACTGCTATATCCTATTGATTCAAGACTAAAAGAATTAACTCTACAGTGTGATCATTATGATTTAATGTATGGTTTAATTGGCTATGGGGTATATTTTTTGGAATCTGGAAATAAAGAGATGACAAAAAAAATAGTTGAAAAAGTGATAAAGTTATCTAATAAAACAAAGTATGGAAAAATTTGGTTCGATACTCTTTCGGAGTACGATATTAATGCTAATTCAAAATCCTCAAATAGAGTAATTAATATTGGTTTAGCACATGGAATCCCTAGTATAATCTCATATTTATCATCTGCTTATCGTTTCAATCCTACTTTTGATTTAAGAGAAATTGTTCTTAGTCTCATTAATGTAATCAAAGAATTAACTGTTGTAGGAGGCAATAAATTGTTTTCACATTTATATGATGAAAATCTTAATCCTATTAACGGTTATGATCATTCAAAACTTGCTTGGACATATGGAGATATTACTATGGGATTTTCTTTGGTAAAAGCGGGTTATACTCTTAATGAAAAAAGCATTATTGATTATGGATTACAGATACTTAACAAAACTATAGATAGATCACTTAAAGGCTCTGATATTTATCAAAAAAAAATAATTTCTGCAATAGACACATCATTTTGCAATGGAACTTCTGGAGTCGCTCATTTATATGGAAGGTTATTTCAGTTAACAAAAAATAAAGAATATTTGAAAAAAACTGATTATTGGATTACAAAAACATTACACGGCTCCTTAAAGGATAAACGTAGGGGAATTTACGGCTATGTTTCTTATGGATTTGATGAAAATTATTTTTTAATTACGAAAGAGATTGATCCAACTTTATTTAGTGGAGTTTCAGGAACTGCTCTAGTGTTACTTGAATATCAATTTAGTAATAATTACTTAATAAATAATTCAACAGGGTGGGACAAAATTTTCCTAACCAATGTATAA
- a CDS encoding class I lanthipeptide: protein MNKKLVLNKKTISALNDKHLLNIRAGGDAIEGDFTSFGDKCGKKKTCNSKCNTCCPPN, encoded by the coding sequence ATGAATAAAAAGCTAGTTTTAAACAAGAAGACAATTTCTGCACTAAATGACAAACATCTACTTAATATCCGAGCAGGAGGCGATGCGATAGAGGGAGATTTCACCTCATTTGGTGATAAATGTGGGAAGAAAAAAACTTGTAATTCTAAATGCAACACCTGTTGTCCTCCTAATTAA
- a CDS encoding formylglycine-generating enzyme family protein, translating into MNRDTYCKRYRKELLLLIFFAIITSCKKEQELKKVEKTSTKQQTQIIKDLPKGMAIPEGMVWIPGGSFNQGAIKNDPMIMKHEAPAHPVSVDGFFMDITEVTNAQFKKFVDATNYITVAEREIVWEEMKKQLPPNAPKPHDSILQPGSLIFKKTKKSVPNLFDYSQWWLWKIGANWKHPLGPESSIEGKDEYPVVHIAYEDAVAYCKWAGRRLPTEAEWEYASRGKEKNTIFFWGNDIKDLSSHANTWEGEFPLQNTKVDGYENKAPVRSYPPNSYNLYDMAGNVWEWTQDWYNTTYYNQLKQQGLTHNPKGAAKPYNPNNPALREKVIKGGSFLCNDSYCASYRNSARMATSMDSSLEHLGFRTVLSLNMVNASKK; encoded by the coding sequence ATGAATAGGGATACATACTGCAAAAGATATAGAAAAGAGCTACTACTACTTATCTTTTTTGCAATAATTACAAGTTGTAAAAAAGAACAAGAGCTCAAAAAAGTTGAAAAAACCTCAACTAAACAACAGACACAAATCATTAAAGATCTACCAAAAGGAATGGCAATCCCAGAAGGAATGGTTTGGATTCCTGGAGGAAGTTTCAATCAAGGAGCTATAAAAAATGATCCTATGATCATGAAACATGAAGCCCCTGCTCATCCTGTTTCTGTAGATGGTTTTTTTATGGATATAACAGAAGTTACAAATGCACAATTTAAAAAATTTGTTGATGCTACAAACTATATAACAGTCGCAGAGCGAGAGATTGTTTGGGAAGAAATGAAAAAGCAATTACCTCCCAACGCTCCTAAACCTCATGATTCTATATTGCAACCCGGTTCGCTTATTTTCAAAAAAACAAAAAAGAGTGTTCCTAACCTTTTCGACTATTCTCAATGGTGGTTATGGAAGATTGGAGCCAACTGGAAACACCCTTTAGGTCCAGAAAGTTCTATTGAAGGAAAAGACGAATATCCTGTTGTACATATTGCTTATGAAGATGCTGTGGCATATTGCAAATGGGCAGGTAGAAGATTACCTACTGAAGCCGAATGGGAATATGCCTCCCGAGGTAAAGAAAAAAACACTATTTTTTTCTGGGGAAATGACATCAAGGATTTAAGTAGTCATGCCAATACATGGGAAGGAGAGTTTCCACTACAAAACACCAAAGTAGATGGTTATGAAAATAAGGCTCCTGTTCGTTCCTATCCGCCTAATTCATACAACCTATATGATATGGCCGGAAACGTTTGGGAATGGACACAAGATTGGTACAATACAACGTATTACAATCAATTAAAACAACAAGGGTTAACTCATAATCCCAAGGGTGCTGCAAAACCATATAATCCTAATAATCCTGCTTTGCGAGAAAAAGTCATAAAAGGTGGTTCTTTTTTATGTAATGATTCTTATTGTGCCAGTTATCGTAATAGCGCACGAATGGCCACTAGTATGGATTCTTCGCTTGAGCATCTAGGGTTTAGAACGGTTCTAAGTCTGAATATGGTTAATGCTTCGAAAAAATAA